A region of Sphingobium baderi DNA encodes the following proteins:
- the ppc gene encoding phosphoenolpyruvate carboxylase: MATPVSSTGAPAITQNPDIRYLGRLLGDVIRAYGGDKLYKQTEYIRSASVDRARGIQGADVTDTGLDALSLDDTLSFVRGFMLFSMLANLAEDRQGVAAEPGADVASALKRLESEGIGHDAVMKLLDHALVVPVLTAHPTEVRRKSMIDHRNRIADLMRLRDAGRAETDEGENLDEAIFRQIALLWQTRPLRREKLFVADEIENVLTYLRDIFLPTLPALYARWERVLEGRPHSFLRVGSWIGGDRDGNPFVQAPQLRFALSRACQAALGYYLEAMHALGAELSLSTELAHVPQPVLDLAQASGDDSPSRQDEPYRRAISGIYARLAATYAAHMGHAPPRPSTLSGDPYASPAELRRDLVTVAQGLASEGDGALATGGALGRLIRAVETFGFHLATLDMRQNSDVHQRVVAELLKKAGVEDDYGNLDEFARIALLRRELASNRPLGTRFSDYSEETASELAIVEAAAEAHRIYGPQCITHYIISKAESVSDLLEVNILLKEAGLWRVGADGDPPQAAIMAVPLFETIADLEAAPKIMSAYFGLPEISGVVQARGHQEVMIGYSDSNKDGGYITSTWGLFKASKALEPVFAQAGAAMQLFHGRGGAVGRGGGSSFAAIQAQPRGTVQGRIRITEQGEVIAAKYGTRDVAMANLEAMTSATLLASLEPEGISRRDAARFAAAMDELSQMAFTAYRDLVYKTEGFKEFFRELTPIQEISGLKIGSRPASRTQSTRIEDLRAIPWVFSWSQARVMLPGWYGVGHALAAFEDKALLADMAQSWSFLDSAFDNLEMVLAKSDLGIAARYLPLVEDQARAATIFARIRDGWAMTHDGLLAATGQSRLLEKNPKLDESIRLRLPYIEPLNLLQVELLKRHRAGEEDPRIREGIELSINAIATALRNSG, encoded by the coding sequence ATGGCGACTCCTGTATCTTCGACGGGCGCTCCGGCGATCACGCAAAACCCCGATATCCGCTATCTTGGCCGTTTGCTGGGCGATGTCATCCGCGCTTATGGCGGGGACAAGCTTTACAAGCAGACCGAATATATCCGCTCCGCCTCGGTGGACCGGGCGCGGGGGATTCAGGGCGCGGATGTCACCGACACTGGCCTCGATGCCTTGAGCCTGGACGATACGCTCTCCTTCGTGCGCGGTTTCATGCTGTTTTCGATGCTCGCCAATCTGGCAGAGGACAGGCAGGGCGTCGCCGCAGAGCCGGGCGCGGATGTCGCCTCCGCCCTCAAGCGGCTGGAAAGTGAGGGCATCGGCCATGATGCCGTGATGAAGCTGCTGGATCATGCGCTGGTCGTGCCGGTGCTGACCGCGCATCCGACCGAGGTGCGGCGCAAGAGCATGATCGACCATCGCAACCGCATCGCCGACCTCATGCGCCTGCGCGACGCGGGGCGCGCCGAAACCGACGAGGGCGAAAATCTGGATGAGGCGATCTTCCGCCAGATCGCCCTGCTGTGGCAGACGCGCCCGCTGCGCCGGGAAAAGCTGTTCGTCGCGGACGAGATCGAAAATGTCCTGACCTATCTGCGCGACATCTTCCTTCCCACCTTGCCAGCGCTCTACGCCCGGTGGGAGCGGGTGTTGGAGGGGCGTCCGCACAGTTTCCTGCGCGTGGGATCGTGGATCGGCGGCGACCGCGACGGCAATCCCTTTGTCCAGGCGCCGCAGCTTCGCTTCGCCCTGTCGCGCGCCTGCCAGGCGGCGCTGGGCTATTATCTGGAAGCCATGCATGCGTTGGGCGCGGAACTCTCGCTCTCCACTGAACTCGCCCATGTGCCCCAGCCGGTGCTGGACCTGGCGCAAGCGAGCGGCGACGATTCCCCCAGCCGGCAAGATGAACCCTATCGCCGCGCCATTTCCGGCATCTATGCTCGTCTTGCCGCGACCTATGCCGCGCATATGGGTCATGCGCCGCCGCGCCCTTCGACGCTGAGCGGCGATCCCTATGCCAGCCCCGCCGAACTGCGCCGCGATCTCGTCACCGTCGCGCAGGGCCTTGCGAGCGAAGGCGATGGCGCGCTGGCGACCGGCGGTGCGCTGGGCCGCCTGATCCGGGCGGTCGAGACGTTCGGTTTCCACCTCGCCACGCTCGACATGCGGCAGAATAGCGACGTGCATCAGCGCGTCGTCGCGGAATTGTTGAAGAAGGCGGGCGTCGAGGACGACTATGGAAATCTCGACGAATTTGCGCGCATCGCCCTCTTGCGCCGGGAACTGGCGAGCAACCGTCCGCTCGGCACCCGCTTTTCCGACTATTCGGAGGAAACCGCTTCCGAACTCGCCATCGTGGAGGCGGCGGCGGAGGCGCACCGCATCTACGGCCCGCAATGCATCACCCACTATATCATTTCCAAGGCGGAAAGCGTTTCGGACCTGCTGGAGGTCAATATCCTCCTGAAGGAGGCGGGCCTCTGGCGCGTGGGCGCGGACGGTGATCCCCCACAGGCCGCCATCATGGCGGTGCCGTTGTTCGAAACCATCGCCGACCTTGAAGCCGCGCCCAAGATCATGTCCGCCTATTTCGGTCTGCCGGAGATTTCCGGCGTGGTGCAGGCGCGCGGCCATCAGGAAGTGATGATCGGCTATTCGGACAGCAACAAGGACGGCGGCTACATCACCTCCACCTGGGGCCTGTTCAAGGCGAGCAAGGCGCTGGAGCCGGTCTTCGCGCAGGCGGGCGCGGCGATGCAGCTTTTCCATGGCCGGGGCGGCGCGGTCGGGCGCGGTGGCGGCTCCTCCTTCGCCGCCATTCAGGCCCAGCCCAGGGGCACGGTGCAGGGCCGCATCCGCATCACCGAACAGGGCGAGGTGATTGCCGCCAAATATGGCACGCGCGACGTCGCCATGGCCAATCTGGAGGCGATGACCAGCGCGACCCTGCTTGCCAGCCTGGAGCCGGAGGGCATTTCCCGGCGCGATGCAGCCCGCTTCGCTGCCGCGATGGACGAACTGTCGCAGATGGCTTTCACCGCCTATCGTGACCTTGTTTACAAAACAGAGGGGTTCAAGGAATTTTTCCGCGAGCTGACGCCCATTCAGGAAATCTCCGGGCTCAAGATCGGCTCCCGCCCTGCCAGCCGCACCCAGAGCACGCGGATCGAGGATCTGCGCGCCATCCCCTGGGTGTTCAGCTGGTCGCAGGCGCGGGTGATGCTGCCGGGCTGGTATGGCGTCGGTCACGCGCTTGCCGCGTTCGAGGACAAGGCGCTGCTCGCCGATATGGCGCAAAGCTGGTCTTTCCTCGATTCCGCTTTCGACAATCTGGAGATGGTGCTGGCGAAATCCGATCTTGGCATCGCCGCGCGCTATCTGCCGCTGGTCGAGGATCAGGCAAGGGCCGCGACGATTTTCGCCCGCATCCGCGATGGCTGGGCTATGACCCATGACGGCCTGCTCGCTGCCACCGGTCAGTCGCGTCTGCTGGAAAAGAATCCGAAGCTTGACGAATCCATCCGTCTACGCCTGCCTTATATCGAGCCGCTGAACCTGCTTCAGGTAGAACTGCTGAAACGCCATCGCGCCGGAGAAGAAGATCCCCGCATCAGGGAAGGCATCGAATTGTCGATCAACGCGATCGCGACCGCGCTCCGCAACAGCGGTTGA
- a CDS encoding outer membrane protein — protein sequence MNKLLFAAVAVASFIPAAAMAQDDAGSTRRIEPYVGVMGGVDNYDSETGKEGIPPVGYKGRMVEGVAGVNYNVAGPIVIGVEGTASKGVSGDVDWEYGVAGRAGVKAGKDSLIFGKVGYRWVNFDALGSDSPDFHGTTYGAGVELSAADLGSTATSSPIRLRFQADTLGNFRSIRPMAGVVAKF from the coding sequence ATGAACAAACTGCTTTTCGCGGCGGTCGCCGTTGCGTCCTTCATTCCCGCTGCCGCCATGGCCCAGGACGACGCAGGCTCCACCCGCCGCATCGAACCCTATGTCGGCGTAATGGGCGGCGTGGATAACTATGACAGCGAAACCGGCAAAGAGGGCATTCCGCCCGTCGGCTATAAGGGCCGGATGGTCGAAGGCGTCGCGGGCGTGAACTATAATGTCGCCGGGCCGATCGTCATCGGCGTCGAAGGCACGGCGTCCAAGGGCGTCAGCGGCGATGTCGACTGGGAATATGGCGTGGCTGGCCGCGCAGGCGTGAAGGCGGGCAAGGACAGCCTGATCTTCGGCAAGGTCGGCTATCGCTGGGTCAATTTCGACGCGCTGGGTTCCGACAGCCCGGACTTTCACGGCACCACCTATGGCGCGGGCGTGGAGTTGTCGGCCGCCGACCTTGGCAGCACGGCGACGAGCAGCCCCATCCGCCTGCGTTTCCAGGCCGACACTCTGGGGAATTTCCGTTCCATCCGTCCGATGGCGGGCGTGGTCGCCAAATTCTGA
- a CDS encoding peptidylprolyl isomerase, with amino-acid sequence MADETLTLTLDSGGDVVIKLRPDLAPGHVERITSLAKDGFYDGVVFHRVIPGFMAQGGDPTGTGMGGSKLPDIKAEFSREPHVRGVCSMARATNPNSANSQFFICFDDATFLDGQYTVWGEVTSGMEHVDALPKGEPPATPGKIVKAMVS; translated from the coding sequence ATGGCCGACGAAACGCTTACCCTCACCCTCGACAGCGGCGGCGACGTCGTCATCAAGCTGCGCCCCGATCTGGCCCCGGGCCATGTGGAGCGCATCACGTCGCTCGCCAAGGACGGCTTTTACGACGGCGTGGTGTTCCACCGCGTCATCCCCGGCTTCATGGCGCAGGGCGGCGATCCGACCGGCACCGGCATGGGCGGGTCCAAGCTGCCCGACATCAAGGCCGAGTTCAGCCGTGAACCGCATGTTCGCGGCGTTTGCTCCATGGCCCGCGCGACGAACCCGAACAGCGCCAACAGCCAGTTCTTCATCTGCTTCGACGACGCGACCTTCCTCGACGGGCAATATACCGTCTGGGGCGAAGTCACGTCCGGCATGGAGCATGTCGACGCCCTGCCCAAGGGCGAGCCGCCGGCAACCCCCGGCAAGATCGTGAAGGCTATGGTTTCCTGA
- the mgtE gene encoding magnesium transporter, with protein MSEHGDVAEPRPDEQPIDETTVDQADSRHDEDDRLKTDFVSAVLDAVEEGESERARELVSPLHPADIADLLELTPSERRGEVAAALGDLVGAEVLSELNDYVRDDLLDSLAPEQVAEFASELDTDDAVAIIEDMDDADQQAVLDALDPEDRAAIENALSYPEESAGRLMQRDLIAVPEHMTVGQVIDYLRDNSDLTTDFWEIFVVDEQHKPIGTCQLSWILTCPRSVAMSDLMKREQTLIPVDMDQEEVALRFQKYALISAAVVDGSGRLVGMITVDDIVHIISEEAGEDILRLSGAGEGDINEPVMDSYRARVRWLLTNLLTALVASTIIGIFEGTIEKMVALATLMPIVAGVGGNAGSQTMAVTVRALATNQITGTNTRRTILREIRVALLNGATVAVVLGIGVALVFQNVHLGGVIAAAMMTNILTAGFAGAAVPLAFDRMNLDPAVASSIFVTMITDSMGFLAFLGLATAAGLTG; from the coding sequence ATGAGCGAGCACGGCGACGTGGCCGAACCCCGGCCGGACGAGCAGCCTATTGACGAAACGACCGTCGATCAGGCGGATTCCCGTCATGACGAGGATGACCGGCTGAAAACCGACTTCGTATCCGCCGTGCTCGACGCGGTGGAAGAGGGCGAGAGCGAACGTGCGCGCGAACTCGTGTCGCCACTGCACCCGGCCGATATTGCCGACCTTCTGGAACTCACCCCCTCCGAACGGCGCGGGGAAGTCGCCGCAGCGCTGGGCGACCTTGTCGGCGCGGAGGTGCTTTCCGAGCTCAACGACTATGTGCGCGACGATCTGCTCGATTCGCTCGCGCCCGAACAGGTCGCCGAATTTGCGTCCGAACTGGATACCGACGACGCCGTCGCCATCATCGAGGACATGGACGACGCCGATCAGCAGGCCGTCCTCGACGCGCTCGATCCCGAAGATCGCGCCGCCATCGAAAACGCGCTTTCCTATCCGGAGGAATCAGCCGGTCGCCTGATGCAGCGCGACCTGATCGCGGTGCCCGAGCATATGACGGTCGGGCAGGTGATCGACTACCTCCGCGACAATAGCGACCTCACCACCGATTTCTGGGAAATCTTCGTGGTGGACGAGCAGCACAAGCCTATCGGCACTTGCCAGCTTTCGTGGATTCTCACCTGCCCGCGTTCCGTCGCCATGTCGGACCTCATGAAGCGGGAGCAGACACTGATCCCGGTCGATATGGATCAGGAGGAAGTGGCGCTACGCTTCCAGAAATATGCGCTGATCTCCGCCGCGGTGGTGGATGGCAGCGGACGGCTGGTGGGCATGATAACGGTCGATGACATCGTCCACATCATTTCCGAGGAAGCGGGCGAGGACATCCTGCGCCTGTCGGGCGCGGGCGAAGGCGACATCAACGAGCCCGTGATGGACAGCTATCGCGCTAGAGTGCGCTGGCTGCTCACCAATCTGCTGACCGCGCTGGTCGCCTCCACCATCATCGGCATTTTCGAAGGCACGATCGAAAAGATGGTGGCGCTCGCCACGCTGATGCCGATCGTCGCGGGCGTGGGCGGCAATGCGGGCAGCCAGACCATGGCCGTTACCGTCCGCGCGCTTGCCACCAACCAGATCACCGGGACCAACACGCGCCGCACCATATTGCGCGAGATCCGCGTGGCGCTGCTCAATGGCGCGACCGTGGCGGTCGTGCTGGGCATCGGCGTCGCGCTGGTGTTCCAAAACGTCCATCTGGGGGGCGTGATCGCGGCGGCGATGATGACCAACATATTGACGGCGGGTTTTGCCGGGGCGGCGGTGCCTTTGGCCTTCGACCGGATGAACCTCGATCCGGCGGTGGCATCCTCCATCTTTGTCACCATGATTACTGATTCGATGGGCTTTCTCGCTTTCCTGGGCCTGGCGACGGCAGCGGGATTGACGGGCTGA
- a CDS encoding DUF1489 family protein has product MSLHLTKIAFGAESPATLRAWLESQADEARTSTRYMPKRFEELAGGSLYWIHSSQLVGRSAILGFEETGQGRFWIRLEPRLIPVRAMPKRPHQGWRYLEAKDAPPDLGSGEADDLDAMPPALLGELSKLGLV; this is encoded by the coding sequence ATGTCCCTTCACCTCACCAAGATCGCCTTTGGCGCTGAAAGTCCCGCCACCCTGCGCGCCTGGCTGGAAAGCCAGGCAGACGAAGCGCGGACCAGCACCCGTTACATGCCCAAGCGTTTCGAGGAACTGGCGGGCGGCTCCCTTTACTGGATACACAGCAGCCAGCTTGTAGGGCGCAGCGCGATATTGGGTTTTGAGGAAACAGGGCAGGGTCGTTTCTGGATACGTCTGGAACCGCGTCTCATCCCCGTGCGCGCTATGCCCAAGCGCCCCCATCAGGGCTGGCGCTATCTGGAAGCAAAGGATGCTCCGCCCGACCTCGGATCGGGGGAAGCGGACGATCTCGACGCCATGCCGCCCGCGCTGCTGGGGGAATTGTCGAAACTGGGACTGGTGTGA
- a CDS encoding MFS transporter produces MGNENGIGAVWRHRRVLGASLVGTAVEFYDFYIYATAASLIFPALFFPASSPTAQLMASYGSLSLAFFARPLGAAVFGHYGDRIGRKVTLVISLMLMGGSTLAIGFLPTYQMIGWWAPLILCILRFGQGLGLGGEWGGAALLAVENAPPGWRARFGMFPQLGAPVGFLAANGMFLLLGLWLSDEEFFAWGWRLPFLGSAVLVFVGLWVRLKLTETPEFAAAQAEAPPPAVPLATLFQSHLGAAIAGTFAVVACFAIYYIATAFALGYGTTILKIDREIFLSVQLGAIIFMAISIVLAGWWADKTSPTRVLVVGCIGTVLMGVAFGPAMGTGALLPIFLILSLALFMMGFVYGPLGAYLPALFPVQLRYTGASFSFNLGGIIGGALAPIVATWLIAAQGVELVGLYMAAAAAISLLGLWWTSRHGY; encoded by the coding sequence ATGGGGAATGAAAACGGCATCGGCGCGGTCTGGCGTCACCGACGGGTGCTGGGCGCCAGCCTGGTCGGAACGGCGGTCGAATTTTACGACTTCTACATCTATGCGACGGCGGCGAGCCTGATCTTTCCCGCGCTGTTCTTCCCGGCATCCTCTCCCACGGCGCAGCTTATGGCGTCCTATGGCAGTCTGTCGCTCGCCTTCTTCGCGCGACCCCTGGGCGCGGCGGTGTTCGGCCATTATGGAGACCGCATCGGGCGCAAGGTGACGCTGGTCATATCGCTGATGCTGATGGGCGGATCGACACTCGCCATCGGGTTCCTGCCGACTTACCAGATGATCGGCTGGTGGGCGCCGCTGATCCTGTGCATCCTGCGGTTCGGGCAAGGCCTGGGCCTTGGCGGAGAATGGGGCGGCGCGGCCTTGCTGGCGGTGGAGAATGCGCCGCCGGGATGGCGTGCCCGCTTCGGCATGTTCCCACAGCTGGGCGCACCGGTCGGTTTCCTCGCCGCCAACGGCATGTTCCTGCTGCTGGGGTTGTGGCTGAGCGACGAGGAGTTTTTCGCCTGGGGCTGGCGTCTGCCGTTCCTGGGCAGCGCGGTGCTGGTGTTCGTTGGCCTGTGGGTTCGCCTGAAGCTCACCGAAACGCCGGAATTTGCCGCCGCGCAGGCGGAAGCGCCACCGCCCGCCGTACCGCTCGCCACGCTATTCCAAAGCCATTTGGGCGCGGCAATTGCGGGCACCTTCGCCGTGGTTGCCTGCTTTGCCATTTATTATATCGCGACCGCCTTTGCGCTGGGCTATGGCACGACGATATTGAAGATCGACCGTGAGATATTCCTCTCGGTCCAGTTGGGCGCGATCATCTTCATGGCGATCAGCATCGTCCTGGCCGGATGGTGGGCTGACAAGACCAGCCCGACGCGCGTGCTGGTCGTGGGGTGCATCGGCACCGTGCTGATGGGCGTCGCCTTCGGGCCCGCTATGGGCACGGGCGCATTGCTGCCGATCTTCCTGATCCTGAGCCTTGCCCTCTTCATGATGGGTTTTGTCTACGGGCCGCTGGGCGCCTATCTGCCCGCCCTGTTCCCGGTCCAGCTGCGCTATACCGGCGCGTCCTTCTCCTTCAATCTGGGCGGGATCATTGGCGGCGCGCTGGCCCCCATCGTCGCGACATGGCTGATCGCGGCGCAGGGCGTGGAACTGGTCGGCCTCTACATGGCGGCAGCGGCGGCGATCAGCCTGCTAGGCCTGTGGTGGACCAGCCGCCACGGATACTGA
- a CDS encoding TrmH family RNA methyltransferase: MAREITGFSNPLVKRVRSLREKKFRKAEGLFLAEGLRILTEAREEGVLPEMLFHAGSTHPLAMDLIAAMGAAGGDVIETTPDILSKISGKDNPQAVVGVYRDRLVPLAKLDRTKADIWIVAQSLRDPGNLGTILRTGDAVGAGGLILIDDCVDPFSVEAVRASMGALFTQSITQARWGEFMTWLRAGPGELIGTSLKATQDYQEPRYHSPSFLLVGNEAQGLPEAYEAECDLLVKMPMLGKADSLNAAVACAVMAYELLNQKRKR, from the coding sequence GTGGCACGCGAGATCACCGGATTTTCCAACCCTCTGGTCAAGCGCGTCCGGTCCCTGCGTGAGAAGAAATTCCGCAAGGCCGAAGGACTGTTCCTTGCCGAAGGGCTTCGTATCCTGACCGAAGCGCGCGAGGAAGGCGTGCTGCCCGAAATGCTGTTCCATGCCGGGTCCACACATCCGCTGGCCATGGACCTGATCGCGGCGATGGGGGCGGCGGGCGGCGACGTTATCGAGACTACGCCGGACATTCTTTCCAAGATTTCGGGCAAGGACAATCCGCAGGCCGTGGTCGGCGTCTATCGCGACCGGCTGGTGCCGCTGGCGAAACTCGACAGGACGAAGGCCGACATCTGGATCGTCGCGCAGTCGCTGCGCGATCCGGGCAATCTGGGGACGATCCTGCGGACGGGCGACGCGGTCGGCGCAGGCGGATTGATCCTGATCGACGATTGCGTGGACCCTTTTTCCGTCGAAGCGGTGCGGGCGAGCATGGGGGCGCTCTTCACCCAGTCGATCACGCAGGCGCGCTGGGGCGAGTTCATGACATGGTTGCGCGCCGGTCCCGGCGAACTGATCGGCACCAGCCTGAAAGCCACGCAGGATTATCAGGAACCGCGCTACCACAGCCCGTCCTTCCTCCTCGTCGGAAACGAGGCGCAGGGATTGCCGGAAGCCTATGAAGCCGAGTGCGACTTGCTGGTGAAGATGCCGATGCTGGGCAAGGCGGACAGCCTGAACGCCGCCGTCGCCTGCGCGGTGATGGCCTATGAATTGCTGAACCAGAAGCGGAAAAGATAA
- a CDS encoding HPr family phosphocarrier protein, whose translation MNEISQEVRISNKRGLHARASAKFVTLASGLPSQITVRKDGNEVTGTSIMGLMMLGAAMGDSIVISAAGPEAQDSLIQLVTLVEDKFGED comes from the coding sequence ATGAACGAAATCAGCCAGGAAGTCCGGATCAGCAACAAGCGCGGCCTCCACGCCCGCGCCAGCGCCAAGTTCGTCACCCTGGCCAGCGGTCTTCCTTCGCAGATCACCGTCAGGAAAGACGGCAATGAAGTCACCGGCACGTCGATCATGGGCCTGATGATGCTGGGCGCGGCAATGGGCGATTCGATCGTCATCAGCGCAGCAGGGCCGGAAGCGCAGGATTCGCTGATCCAGCTGGTGACGCTGGTGGAGGACAAGTTCGGGGAGGATTAG
- a CDS encoding PTS sugar transporter subunit IIA, giving the protein MIGLVLVTHGSLATEFVVAMEHVVGPQQQIETICIGPEDDMELRRADISAAVERVNDGSGVILLTDLFGGTPSNLAISLLRAGEIEVIAGINLPMLIRLESARKVMDVRSAVAAAREAGQKYISVASELLGSTP; this is encoded by the coding sequence ATGATTGGACTCGTACTCGTCACTCATGGGTCGCTGGCGACGGAATTCGTCGTCGCGATGGAGCATGTCGTGGGGCCGCAGCAGCAGATCGAAACGATCTGCATCGGGCCGGAAGATGACATGGAATTGCGCCGCGCGGACATCTCCGCCGCGGTCGAGCGCGTGAACGACGGGTCGGGCGTGATCCTGCTGACGGACCTGTTCGGGGGCACCCCGTCTAACCTGGCCATATCTCTGCTGCGTGCGGGTGAAATCGAAGTGATCGCGGGCATCAACCTGCCCATGCTCATCCGCCTGGAAAGCGCCCGCAAGGTGATGGACGTGCGGTCCGCCGTCGCCGCCGCGCGCGAGGCAGGCCAGAAATATATCAGCGTAGCGTCGGAACTGTTGGGTAGCACTCCATGA
- the rapZ gene encoding RNase adapter RapZ yields MTSTPAPKTILLVSGLSGAGKTTALKTLEDMGWEVVDNLPLVLLDRLLDTPLPAGHSDADERPLAIGIDARTRGFDANAIVRRIKALREKHGHDVETLFLDCSGSELERRFAETRRRHPLALDRPAADGISRERELTEPLRRWASQVIDTTAFSSNALQQEIRNRYTRERLSDPVLTILSFGFSRGMPRNADLMFDMRYLRNPHWDDALRPKTGLDPDVAAYIARDPAYEDTVSRIEALLATLLPRYAEGGKTYITVAFGCTGGRHRSVHVAERVARYLQDAGFSPTVSHRNMESAPQDALEKRRPGGPKAQS; encoded by the coding sequence ATGACATCCACTCCTGCGCCCAAGACGATCCTGCTGGTGTCGGGCCTCTCCGGCGCTGGCAAGACGACCGCGCTCAAGACGCTGGAGGATATGGGCTGGGAAGTGGTGGACAACCTGCCGCTGGTCCTGCTCGACCGGCTGCTCGACACGCCTTTGCCCGCCGGGCACAGCGATGCGGACGAACGCCCGCTCGCCATTGGCATCGACGCGCGCACGCGGGGTTTCGACGCCAACGCCATCGTCCGCCGGATCAAGGCTTTGCGCGAAAAGCATGGCCATGATGTCGAAACGCTGTTCCTCGATTGTTCGGGCAGCGAGTTGGAGCGGCGTTTTGCCGAGACGCGGCGGCGGCATCCGCTGGCGCTCGACCGCCCCGCCGCCGACGGCATATCGCGGGAACGGGAATTGACCGAGCCACTGCGCCGCTGGGCCAGCCAGGTCATCGACACGACAGCGTTCAGCAGCAATGCGCTGCAACAGGAAATCCGCAATCGCTACACGCGCGAACGGTTGTCCGACCCGGTGCTGACGATCCTGTCCTTCGGCTTTTCGCGCGGCATGCCCCGCAATGCCGACCTGATGTTCGACATGCGCTATCTGCGTAACCCGCATTGGGACGACGCGCTGCGGCCCAAGACCGGCCTTGATCCCGATGTCGCCGCCTATATCGCGCGGGACCCGGCCTATGAGGATACGGTGAGCCGGATCGAGGCGCTGCTCGCCACCCTGCTGCCGCGCTATGCGGAGGGTGGGAAAACATACATCACCGTGGCGTTCGGCTGCACCGGCGGGCGGCACAGATCAGTGCATGTGGCCGAGCGTGTCGCCAGATACTTGCAAGATGCGGGCTTTTCGCCCACGGTCAGCCACAGAAACATGGAATCAGCGCCCCAGGACGCCCTGGAGAAGCGCAGACCGGGAGGCCCGAAAGCACAATCATGA
- a CDS encoding HPr kinase/phosphorylase encodes MTGATSHQTLHATSVAIGGRAVLLHGPSGAGKSDLALRLIDRGAVLVSDDYTILTAEGGQLIATAPATIADKMEVRGIGVVDMPHADSVPVALIAHLGDVTERLPAEGASRRIAGIDIPLVRIAPLEASAPIKVELALRELGRT; translated from the coding sequence ATGACGGGCGCGACTTCACATCAGACACTTCATGCAACGAGCGTCGCCATCGGCGGGCGCGCCGTCCTGCTCCATGGGCCGAGCGGTGCGGGGAAATCCGACCTTGCTCTGCGCCTGATCGACCGGGGGGCTGTGCTGGTGAGCGATGATTATACGATCCTGACGGCAGAGGGCGGCCAGTTGATCGCCACCGCACCCGCCACCATCGCAGACAAGATGGAAGTGCGCGGCATCGGGGTCGTCGACATGCCTCACGCCGATAGCGTGCCGGTCGCGCTGATCGCGCATCTGGGCGATGTAACGGAACGGCTGCCCGCCGAAGGAGCAAGCCGCCGGATCGCCGGCATCGATATTCCGCTGGTCCGCATCGCGCCGCTGGAAGCCTCCGCCCCGATCAAGGTCGAACTCGCGCTCAGGGAACTGGGCCGGACATGA